TAGTTGGTGACTGTAAATCAATGGGAAGGCTCTTGTATTCACTAAACGTCGCACTTTGCAAAAGTGCCAGTTGTTCTACCAAGTTATCATGAAGCAGGTGAACGAAGGAATCTATCTTATGCTCACAAACACAATTTTGGGAGTGCGTTTCCAACCACCATGCCGGCACAAATGTCTCACAGACTCTACAAAGTTCCATTCTAGGCGGTGGCAgatctgcttcatccaATATCTGTTCGTCTTCGATGTCTCTCAAATACTCTGCAAAAATCACTGCACAGAATCCCAGTCTATTGACCAAATCTGGAGGTAATATAGAGTCGACGCCTTCACCAAGCATGACAGATTGGAATGGTTTCACTGTCCACATCGAATGCGTCACCAGTTGGGTTGCATTATCTCGCAGTAGAATCCCGCACGCTTCAAGTGTAATAATCTTCTCTTCATTCAACTGAGGATCCTCCTTCTCACCTGCGTTTCCATCGTCATCATGAATTTGGTGTGAACCATTAGATAGGACGTTAAATGTCACCGTATAACTAATACTCTCGTTAACCAACATCATCTCCATAGCACGGTGGAATACAAATTTATCCTCTTCAGAACCCACAATCAATTCAGAAATCTGATCAGAAGTACGCGGACCCACTAACGTTTCCCACAACTCCGATAGGTACCTAATAGTTCCATCCTGGTCCAATTCCATAAGCATCACGGGGTTCTTCCCCGTCGCCAATTGCAAATACTTGTCATAGTCTGATGAAGCAGTCGATCgtgaagaagctgaagacTTGGTTCGCAGCAGCAGGTTACTTTGTTCTTCCGCACTGGGGTTGTCCATTGCGATAGACAGGGGTCTTCTTATAGCCACAAAACTCGAATATCAGTAGCTCTAACTtaccactttcaaaaagCAGCAGAAACACACGTCCAGAACTTCACTACCTGCTTCAAGATGGCTGTTTAGAGCATGAAACTGATTAGCTGCGTGCTTCAAAGTGtgctttgatcttgattGTTGTCGATCTCAAAGTGAAATGCGGGACGAGCGCAAAGGACAAAGGCCAATACAAGAGAAATACCAATGTGATAGACAAATTCTGACTCCAATCGGCCCACTGGAACCGGAATATGGAAATTAAATGGTGGTTTATAGGTCTCGTTGCTTGCAATTTGGCTGAGTGAGCGCAGAGCACggaaaaatttcaagtaaTTGGCTGCTAATTGTAAGCAGAAAGTAGTCTTGATATCTGGATATGTTGAGCCGTATTGCAAGGTGTTTACAGGTGAGACAGTTGAGTGGTAGACGTAACTGGTACTTGAGAATGGAGAAGCAGAAAAGTGTATCGAATCCGCTGGTGTGGATCGATTGCGAGATGACCGGACTGGATCACCAGCGAGACAGGATTATTGAGATCTGCTGTATCATCACTGATGGGGAGCTAAATGTTGTACAAGATAATTGTTATGAGAGCGTGATTCATTGTGATCGTAGTGTGCTGGATGGTATGAACGAGTGGTGCATTGAGCATCACGGTGCCAGTGGACTTACAAAGAAAGTACTTGAGAGCACCAAGACTAAAGAGCAAGTTGAGCAAGAGTTGCTGCAGTTTATTAAGAGGTATGTCCCAGACTCTCGTGTGGGGCTGCTTGCGGGCAATTCGGTGCATATGGACCGGTTATtcatgttgaaagatttcCCGAGCATTGTGGATCACTTATTCTATCGGATCGTAGACGTCAGTTCGATCATGGAAGTTTGTCGTCGACACAATCCTTCACTTTCGAAGCTGGCACCAAGGAAGGATAAGAACCATACTGCCAAGAGCGATATTCTCGAAAGTATCGAGCAGTTGCAATGGTACCGCGATCATTATTTTAAGAGTAAGCAGGAGACAGCGGAATACGTGAAGTCAAAAGAGCAAGAAAAAGCCAACGAGCAGCAGCAGGAGCAGAGCAATCAGGAGAAGGTTGGCGAACCAGCGGCAAAGAAATCTCGCAAGGTCTAATATGTCATCAAGttatatatataagtaCTATAGATGACATGTCAAACTGATCGCTTCTACTATCATGCTACAAGGTCTATGTTGTCGAATTGAACTTGGCCTCGAAGTGCTTCTAGTAAGAGAGATTGGTTTTTAGTCTCACGATATCGAGTGTAAGAAGGTGAGAACCTCTAGTGTAGCATTTTTGTGTAAATCGTCAGACCTTAAGACTAGCATCAACCCATGTGCAGTCCACATGTTGCTCCAAATTCAGAGATTGGCCCTCACCTTTTCCTCAATACCATTGTGAGCTCTGGAGTAATAAAGATACAGAAGTTCACCTCTTGATGCACCAGTAGAACAAGAGGGAAAGATTACCTTTACTGGTCCAATGTATTGCTTACAGCTGATATCCCTTGAGCCATCCCTCACCTTTGCTGCATCGTAATTTTGAGCTCTTTTATCTGTATCTCTACAATTGCTTGAATAGCAGATCGGGACTAGTTATCAACCGGCGTTGCCATACCCACTGGGGCCTTATCCCAATTAGTAAAACCTGGCCAGGTTTGCACAGGTCTGGAAGATTCATATATTGCTCATCTTAACTCGCGAGAGCTTTAATTGAGGCGCTACGTGTCAAAACTTGTTTGTTGATCCCACTTCAATCCTTATTGAGTCCTCTCGAGATCTCGTTCAGCCTCTTTGCCTTGTTGAATCGTTCCTTTCATCGTGGctttccaatttttttacTATATAAAAGGCTtaaaaaaatcaaagttgCAACCGtgtcttttcatcttcccTCCCAGAAGGACAAGGACACCAATAGTGGGAGACACACACACATTCAGGATGGCCAGCGACAGTTTACAGATACCTACAGATTTCAAGACCAGTTTACCTCCAAGAAAACGGGCTAGAACTCAGgaggagaaagaacaaaggCGTATTGAGAGAATCCTAAGGAACCGCAAGGCCGCACATCACAGtagagagaagaaaaggGCTCATTTGGAAGAACTAGAGCACAAATGTGAAGTGATGGAGCGACTGCTGGCCAGTATTGACGATCTTGATGCTGTTGTCGGAGACAACGGCCGAGAATCGCTACTAGAGTATAGGAATCTTATGGGGAATGGCTTTCAGACGGGCCAGTCGTCGCCTGTGGCGGCTCTAACGCCTGTCAGCCTGGTTAAAGACGAAGAGGATCAAAATCGCAGCTGGGATCTGCTTTTGAGCAGGTCTCAGGAAGTCGAACCACAAGTAGAACCTCTAACTTTAACCACTCCTCCAGAATGGTTTACCGGAAATGATAACAGCTCGTTTGAATTCGACGATTGGCGTAATCCAGCCGTGATTACAGCTACAACAGGCATAGTTGtgagatgaagaacaaaatatCCGTGTGTCTCCCACGTCCTTCCACACCTCAACTACAACTTATGCACTTGTTCTGTCCGAAGCGCAGTCAAGTTTAAATTCCTTCGAGTCTACGTCATTCCTGGTATAATCAACAGGTCACAACGGTCCAAATTGGCGCGCCAAAGCTGCGACATTTGGTTCCCTTTAGACCTACCAATTGCTAAGTATCTATATAGTCCTGTAACATCATGTGATGGTAGCCCGTAGCTCCGGAGAGCGTAATGAAGACCCCACTGGGTCATCAAGTAGTGCCGTACCCCAGGTTGCTATATAACCTGGACGGTTGTGGATGTGTCAATAGTTTATTGCCCCAGTTTCAGGTTACCAGAACCATGTCGAACGATACGCTGCTTATACCAGGTCCAATAGTAATTAGTGAGAAAGTGCAACAAGCACTGGGCTCGCCATCTTGTAGCCCCACAGTCCCCGAATTTGTAAACCTATTCCAAGGTGTGTTGAAAAACTGTAGGAAACTGTTTAGGGCTCATGAGACCCAGGGTCAGCCAATTGTGCTTGTAGGTTCCGGCACATTGGGTTGGGATGTCGCTGCTGCCAATTTGGTTGATCCGGAGGATGAAGTGCTAGTGCTAGGGACTGGTTACTTTAGTGATTCGTTCCAAGACTGTCTTGAACTTTATGGAGCCAAGGTAGATAAGTTGGAGGCTCCACTTGGAGATCAGGttccttttcaagaagttgagcaacaactaaagaagaagcagtaCAAAGCAATTACAATCACCCAGGTTGATACTTCAACAGGTGTGTTGTCGAACGTTCAAAGAATAGCCGAGCTGGTTCACGAGCTTTCTCCTTCGACGTTCATCATTGTCGATGGAGTGTGTTCAATTGGTTGCGAAGAGTTTGAGTTTGACAAATGGGGCATCGATTTCTGTCTATCGGCATCACAAAAGGCCATTGGAGCTGCTCCAGGTCTCAGTATCTCGATGATCAGTCAGAGAGCTCTCGAGCATGCCTTGGACCCCAGCAGGAAACCCCGCTCCTACTATGCTTCACTTAAGAAGTGGATCCCAGTGATGCAAGCTTACGAGGACCAAAAACCAAAGTATTTTGCAACACTATCGGTTCAGATGGTCAAAAGTCTTGATGTAGCTCTCAAGGAACTACTAGCTGACGGCCTCGAACTCCGCTGGGAAAAGCACCGCAAGACCAGCGAATGGCTCAAGAAAAAGCTCACCGACGATTTGGGCTTCAAGCTAGTCACCAAGTATCCATCCGAAGCAGCTGCTCACGGGCTAACAGTTTTCTACGTCAAAGACCCTCCAAAACTAATCAGCTACCTCAAGCAGCACGGAACTGTCATTACAGGTGGGATCCATAAGCAAATCGCTTCCCAGTGCGTTCGTATTGGACATATGGGAGTTTCGGTATGCAGCGAACAGCTCGACCATATCCCAGCCTGCTATAAGCTCATAGCAGAGTCGAACATTCACTAAGAacaaaagaacaaagtACACATTCTATAGCTTGATTGTATATGTCTATCATTGCACGTGAAGGGCCAGAGTCAGcattcttgatgaagatggcTGCTTTTCAGCTCTTGTTTGTCAGAGTCATGGTTAATGATTACATGCACAAATgatgtgaaaaattgaaaaattgcatcaaattgaatgaaaaattttcaagtgACTCGTATCGACTGCAGGTGTAGCTGATTATTCTCTTTGGTCGGTGTTTTGTTGTGGTTGATATTCCAATTTAACTTTTATTAGCCAACTTCTAATCTAATTGTTAGGACCTTTGTATATATAGGTTTAcaatttcgaagaatttCCCTATTCTGATTAAACACTTTCTTCTGGGATCCTTTGAAATCTATATTCAGCAGGACAAGTAAATTATAATCAGCAATGCCTTACGCTTTATCCGATAGCCACAAGAAGttggtttcttctcacTTGAGTGAAAGTGATCCAGAAGTCGAGCAAATCATcaaggatgaaattgacaGACAAAAGCACTCCATTGTGTTGATCGCTTCTGAAAACTTCACCTCTACCGCTGTCTTCGATGCCTTGGGAACTCCAATGTGTAACAAGTACTCTGAAGGTTATCCAGGTGCTCGTTACTACGGTGGTAATGAACACATCGACCGTATGGAATTGTTGTGTCAAAAGAGAGCTTTGGAAGCTTTCAATTTGACTCCAGACAGATGGGGTGTCAATGTGCAAACTTTGTCCGGTTCTCCAGCCAATTTGCAAGTTTACCAAGCTTTGATGAAACCTCATGAGAGACTAATGGGTTTATACTTGCCAGATGGTGGTCACTTGTCTCACGGTTACGCTACTGAGAACAGAAAGATCTCTGCTGTCTCCACTTACTTCGAATCTTTCCCATACAGAGTTGACCCAGCCACTGGTATTATTGACTACGACactttggagaagaatGCTATCCTATACAGACCAAAGATTTTGGTTGCTGGTACTTCCGCTTACTGTCGTTTGATTGACTACAAGAGAATGAGAGAAATCGCCGACAAGTGTGGTGCTTACTTAATGGTTGACATGGCTCATATTTCCGGTTTGGTTGCCGCTGGTGTTATCCCATCTCCATTCGAATACGCTGACATTGTCACCACCACCACTCACAAGTCTTTGAGAGGTCCTCGTGGTGCTatgatcttcttcagaagagGTATCAGAAGTGTCAACCCAAAGACTGGTAAGGAAATCCCTTacgatttggaaaaccCAATTAACTTCTCTGTTTTCCCAGGTCACCAAGGTGGTCCACACAACCACACCATTTCCGCTTTGGCTACTGCTTTGAAGCAAGCTAACACTCAAGAGTTTAAGGACTACCAAAACCAAGTCTTGAAGAACGCCAAGGCTTTGGAAGCtgaattcaagaagttggGTTACAGATTGGTCTCTGATGGTACCGACTCTCACATGGTCTTGGTTTCTTTGAGAGAACAGGGTGTCGATGGTGCTCGTGTTGAATACGTCTGTGAGAAAATCAACATTGCTCTAAACAAGAACTCTATTCCAGGTGACAAATCCGCCTTGGTTCCAGGTGGTGTCCGTATTGGTGCCCCTGCTATGAGTACTAGAGGTATGGGCGAAGAAGACTTCACCAGAATTGTTCAATACATCAATCAAGCCGTCAAGATCGCCAAGGAAACTCAACAATCTTTGCCAAAAGAGGCTAACAGATTGAAGGATTTCAAGGCCAAGGTCGACCAAGGTAGCGACGCTTTGACCAACctaaagaaagaaatttACAACTGGGCTGGTGAATACCCATTGCCAGTGTAAAATGGTACACTTGAAACAGGTTTTTCATGATAGtattttcaacaaattaTCCTTTGTTTTTGGCCAATCTATTCCTCTTTAGCACGAAATGGGTCCCATGTTTATTTCTTAACGACAATTCGCACTTATCGGTACAATACATTACTGATAAGTTCACTCATTAGAAACTCATTTACATATTTTAAATCATAATTTCAACATTAATCAATCATTCAAGATTTCACCTCTGCCTTCCTTAATAAATGACCCCCAGAGGTAAAGACATAGTCATCAAGAGAATAGTAGTTCTTGTCGGAGAAAAGCAAGAAGTAATACTTCAAGGTCTTAGAGAGCCAACTACTAGAGGCCAGACCCGTACCATCATCATAcaattcattgattttcCAGACTCCTTTGGCTCCACCATTTGAGTTTTGTAAAGTCTCTAACGTCATTTGGAACATTGTTCGTGCCATTTGTCTCCATTTAGCATCTCCCGTAGTTCTGTAAAGGTAAAATATAGCTTCAACAGCGTCTGGAGAGAGGACTCTCAGCTGTCCCATCTTGTTTACCCAGAGCGGACGACGTGGATCATCTTTCCATTGAAGCTTCCTTGTATCGACTTCCAGGTCGCCTGATCTGAAGAACGAAGGCCCTTGCTTGTACGCAAACGCCAACACCCTCCGTGGTGGAACCGTTACATCTCCTTGCTGGGaaactttgatttcatcCTGCTGAACAGTTTCTGCTTTGTCACTATCGAGTCTATAGTAATGACCATTTTTGGTCCTTTCAACTTTGAGCTCAACGTCCAAATTACATTGCTCATTTTCACAGGGATCCAGATAAAGTTCGACTGGTTGGAACCCCCCGAACTCCTCTATTAAATGAAAGCAACCGGTAGCCAGATCATTAGCGAAATCGCCAAAGGTGGGCATGTTAAAAAGTTTTGAACCCAATGCCAAGGTGGAGGCCAAGGAGcacctttcaaatttcatGTCGTACATTCTGGTTATTTCGACGTTAACTTCATTGGTGGCCGGCGACAAGTGGGTTCTTGTTTTTAGAGACGACAGGAGTGTAATGTTTTCTTTCAGAGGTGTCGCAGGATTAAACGCCATCAGGTCCCTTACAGAATCCATGGCCTTAGTGAATATATGCCTAGAGCTCTGGGCCTTCTCTTTATTCTTATTTATTCCACTGGGTGAgtttttgatcttggaaTCATCTctgatatcatcatcattcgGTTCAAAATAGTTATCAGAGAATTTCAACAGATCATTTCcattcaaaagatggtAAGACTTGACCAAGTTGGAGTACAACAATTGTGCCTGAGCATCCATGTCAAAATGCTGTTCTTGCTTGACCTTTTTAGGGTTAAAACTGATCAATTTCCCTGTCTGATGGCAATGAATAAACTGAAGGTTTTCATCTATACTCTTCATACCCTTGAATTGGCTTAAATGCCTCCCCAGTTGAATTTGGTCAGTGGAGATTGGAGTGCATCCCGAGGCGTCAACCTGATTTGGGAATAAGTACTCTAAATCGAATTCATTAGTGGAAAGAGAAATCGTACGATATATTCTTTGAGCGGCATCAAAATACTTATTTTCCTGTGTAATTTGTGATAGTTTAATCAACTCCAATGTCATGCTTGTCAATGCTCCTGCATTTGCCTTTTGATAGGGAAATCTGTTGTCAAGTTTTGATTTCCAAAAGAAGTTCAGCAATGGAAGTCTGTTTGGTGTATCGTAGGCTCTCAATGAAAAGTCTGCTACTTCCTTCGCCTTTTGCAGCAAAGTAGCATTCCCAGATAGTTCATAGCCAGACATCAGGCCTCCTAGTGCCCGCGATCCCACATCTGATATATCGACAGCCTCAATGGAAGCTGGCGGCAGCGAAAAGGTAACCTCAGATATAGCATTCAATGcactttcaaattcctcctcttctttcaagatataTAGAGTGTCGAGTGCATCAATCAAGTTCATCGGCCAATGGAACTCAGAGATTTTTCCGACTAAATCTTCCTGCTTCCATGTATTTACGAAAAGTTCCTTGATATTCCGCAacatcttttcatcagctACACCCTCGTCCTCGAATACACTGCTCTGAACCGCTAAGTCACTTCCTTCTCCTGGCGTTAGAATTACCGGTAGTGATACTTCATTTAATACAGGGTATCTCTCCTTATGACTAGCAAATTTCGTCGGATCCAAATCACTTGAAGTCTCCAGTAAAGCAGATGGATCCTTTGACGCATCAGAGATCAGTAATGGGAAGTACTTGTTCTTTTCTCttaaagctttcaaatctgtCGGATCCAAGCCTGTAGGCTCATCTTTTAGCACACCTTCCCGTCGTATATCTGCTAGATCTAGTCCGCCCTCGTTTCTTGCCACATCCTTTATTGATGGAATGTATTCATTTTCTGCAAATGAATTGAGCATGTCAATTTCATTCTCGAATGTATAGTAGAAGAGCAGTAAGATTGTGACCGCCAGGATCAACACCGACCGTACCCTCCTTACGAGAGACCGGAAAGCTTTGTACAGGGACATTTGGTGAACCTCGTTGGCCTTAAACCATCAATTGTACTTCTTATACATATTGAAGTAGTCTTTGTTGACAAATTGtatcttgaaaatattcCATCTCGTCCCTTTGTCAACAAGCTACAAACACAGTGTCAAGacaattcttcaactgagTATACCTAATCAGACTTCATTGACTATGAatgaatcaaagaaacGAGCATTAACCCTGACCCCCAACTCCAATATGCAGGCGATACCAGGTAAGAAACGAATGTTAAATGGATCTCCACAAAGATTAACAAAATTACAACCAAGCTCAAGTGAAGCTATCGATTGGCAAAGACAGTACATAGTCCAGAAAAGCGAATTAAAGCGTACTAAAAAGCTAAATCAGTATTTGGAGttggaaagaaaatgcTATAAGAGTGGGCTATAAAGTGAGCCTTTGAACCAGGTGGCCACTAGTCCAACGCACGCTAGATTCAAAAGGGAGCATCCCCACTATACAATCCTTCAATGCAGCTTTCTGATCgttattttgaatttctcgAAGCCTGGGGAGCAGAGTATCAAGTCTTTTAGATCTTGATTCAGGTTCATCATCGCCAAAATAATTGCCATCGCCTTCAGAGCCAAACATACCGCTAAACGCATCAGAAGTTCCAAAATGGGCTACTTCGGGCCAGTCTTTAATTGCAGGAATACCTAATTGGCTGAAAATTGAGAGGATCAATTTAATATCGCTTCCTGTATCATTGtcatcaaatcttccagAGCCGTCATCAAATGTAGCTGGGATATGTCGAGAAGGGTTATGTGCACTCTCCTGGAACCACTGAGAAACGATAACCATCAAGGCCCATATATCAACTGCAAAAGAGTAATTTTTAACACCAAACAGTAACTCGGGCGCCTTGTAGATAGATGTCGATACGTCTGTAATCTTCTCGGTCGGAGGTTCTTCCCGTGACTGAACTGTGTCGCTATAGTCATAAGATATGCCAAAATCTGTAATTACAAGTTTCATCTCATCAGCGTGGTTCACGAGGATATTTTGCGGTTTTATATCACGATGAATGATACCATTTTGATGTAGGAATTGAAGACCTCGCGCTAATTGTAAAGTGAATCCATAAGCGTATTTATTAACATCGAaagtattttgaaaagatccCTGAGGTGGAATTGGTACCTTTGCAGAAAGTGTGTAATATGGATTTATCTTCATAACAGCTTTGGTCGACAATTTGTAGCATTTGCGCATAAACTCATGTAAGTCGTTCCTGTATCGAGGGAAAAGCAATTCCAGATCTCCATCGAGCGATCTACTGTTAATTaacttgatgatgaaaggATTATTGAGCTTAGAAAGTTTTGACAGTATGGATAACTCTGCTCGATGATTATGTGGGGGCACTGTAAAATCCAGAGTGATAGTCTTTATAACGTAGCATCCATCCTTGTAGATCCGGGCAAATCTGGTAGCTTGCAACAGCTGACGGTTCTCAGGGTTTTGTGGGAAAGGCTCCGACATGATCGGTCAGCTTATATCGATGATTCAAGTAAAATAAGATCAGCGGCCTTTAATGCTAACGCGCTTCAAGTCGCTCCGAGTTacaaatgaaagaatttgCAGAATTGGCAGGAAATCTTTAAAACAGCTTGTAGTAAAAATTGTCATGAATACGCCCAAATCTATGTAAAATTGCTTGCCTTCCAATACTACATCAGAAGATTGCAAGTCTtttaaaataaaaaaaCAAAGTAATAAAGTTCAGTTTGCGAATCGTTGGCGAAATACGATCTAGTTAACCTTCTTGAGTCTCTCCTCGGTACCGTAAACTCTATAACTGCCATCATCACCATCCATCAGTTGGATGTACTCCTCGATCTCCTTGATCTGTTTCTCCATTGTGTCCTTGTTTCTGAGCGATGGATCGAACAATTCGTCTTCAGGTCTACGGTAAGAACCACCCAATCTGTCCCATAGAGTAGTGAATTGGCCGTAGTTGTAGTTGAAATATAGATGGTGCACGGTGTGGCATGCAGTACCGTTCACGACGGCGTTGTTGAATCTGTGTTGACCGTCATGGATCATAATGGTCCAACAGTTAATGGCGGTAAACAACAATAGGTAAGATACCTTGTTCAATGGCATTAGCACTGGGTAGACGTGGTATGGCAAGGATTGGATGTAACCATCGACTGGGTGGAAAGCATGCGAAGCGAAAGGTGTACAGACCAACCATTTATGATGAGGTTTGTGGAGAGCCTTGTACACACGAGGCCAGTGTAACCATCTGTGAGCCAAATAAACACCACAATCAGTGAATAGAATAAAGCACACAAACTCTAGCAAAATCTTACGCAAACCGTGGTTTGCCCAATCCACTTCCATGTACAACTTTGAGTGACCGTTCAACTCCAACATAAACCATGGACAAGTCAACAGTGACATGAAGGGAATGGCACTCATAGCTAATTTAATCTCCAAAGACATCtgattcttcaaataacGTGGATGGTTGAAAATACTCTTATCGAAGACAAAGATGTAACTCAAAGAAGCTGCACCCAAATACAACAACCAACCAAAAACGGTCACCACAGCCCATAAAGACAACAGTTCTCTTAGAAAATTGTTACGAGGAAGCAATGAAGCAAACGTCGTTGGAGTGAAATCCATTAGATATGGAGTGAGCCCATATACATCTTTGTTAACTCTTGGCAGTGCATTCAAGGTATCGATACTTTCCTGCAGGAAGGTACTGTTGCAAACACCTTTATTTAgtttcaaaattgactGCACCTTTGATGGAAAATGAGATGCCAATGAAGTAGGCAAAACCTTGGCATAAAGGTTGTCGAACAGATAACTGTCGCAAACTTCCAACACTAAATCCATCGCTAAATGTTCCtgataattttcaagacTCTGGGGAAGATTAGACACAATAACACCAACGATGAATGCACTGCTCTTAAATAGTTTTCTTACTGATCAGGTCTTTTTATCATCTCTATAGGCGTTTTTAACGCACCTTGTTAAAATCGACATTATTTGGGAAA
The window above is part of the Torulaspora delbrueckii CBS 1146 chromosome 3, complete genome genome. Proteins encoded here:
- the REX2 gene encoding Rex2p (similar to Saccharomyces cerevisiae REX2 (YLR059C); ancestral locus Anc_8.35) — encoded protein: MLSRIARCLQVRQLSGRRNWYLRMEKQKSVSNPLVWIDCEMTGLDHQRDRIIEICCIITDGELNVVQDNCYESVIHCDRSVLDGMNEWCIEHHGASGLTKKVLESTKTKEQVEQELLQFIKRYVPDSRVGLLAGNSVHMDRLFMLKDFPSIVDHLFYRIVDVSSIMEVCRRHNPSLSKLAPRKDKNHTAKSDILESIEQLQWYRDHYFKSKQETAEYVKSKEQEKANEQQQEQSNQEKVGEPAAKKSRKV
- the HAC1 gene encoding transcription factor HAC1 (similar to Saccharomyces cerevisiae HAC1 (YFL031W); ancestral locus Anc_8.36); this encodes MASDSLQIPTDFKTSLPPRKRARTQEEKEQRRIERILRNRKAAHHSREKKRAHLEELEHKCEVMERLLASIDDLDAVVGDNGRESLLEYRNLMGNGFQTGQSSPVAALTPVSLVKDEEDQNRSWDLLLSRSQEVEPQVEPLTLTTPPEWFTGNDNSSFEFDDWRNPAVITATTGIVVR
- the AGX1 gene encoding alanine--glyoxylate transaminase (similar to Saccharomyces cerevisiae AGX1 (YFL030W); ancestral locus Anc_8.37), with the protein product MSNDTLLIPGPIVISEKVQQALGSPSCSPTVPEFVNLFQGVLKNCRKLFRAHETQGQPIVLVGSGTLGWDVAAANLVDPEDEVLVLGTGYFSDSFQDCLELYGAKVDKLEAPLGDQVPFQEVEQQLKKKQYKAITITQVDTSTGVLSNVQRIAELVHELSPSTFIIVDGVCSIGCEEFEFDKWGIDFCLSASQKAIGAAPGLSISMISQRALEHALDPSRKPRSYYASLKKWIPVMQAYEDQKPKYFATLSVQMVKSLDVALKELLADGLELRWEKHRKTSEWLKKKLTDDLGFKLVTKYPSEAAAHGLTVFYVKDPPKLISYLKQHGTVITGGIHKQIASQCVRIGHMGVSVCSEQLDHIPACYKLIAESNIH
- the SHM2 gene encoding glycine hydroxymethyltransferase SHM2 (similar to Saccharomyces cerevisiae SHM2 (YLR058C); ancestral locus Anc_8.38) is translated as MPYALSDSHKKLVSSHLSESDPEVEQIIKDEIDRQKHSIVLIASENFTSTAVFDALGTPMCNKYSEGYPGARYYGGNEHIDRMELLCQKRALEAFNLTPDRWGVNVQTLSGSPANLQVYQALMKPHERLMGLYLPDGGHLSHGYATENRKISAVSTYFESFPYRVDPATGIIDYDTLEKNAILYRPKILVAGTSAYCRLIDYKRMREIADKCGAYLMVDMAHISGLVAAGVIPSPFEYADIVTTTTHKSLRGPRGAMIFFRRGIRSVNPKTGKEIPYDLENPINFSVFPGHQGGPHNHTISALATALKQANTQEFKDYQNQVLKNAKALEAEFKKLGYRLVSDGTDSHMVLVSLREQGVDGARVEYVCEKINIALNKNSIPGDKSALVPGGVRIGAPAMSTRGMGEEDFTRIVQYINQAVKIAKETQQSLPKEANRLKDFKAKVDQGSDALTNLKKEIYNWAGEYPLPV
- the MNL2 gene encoding putative mannosidase MNL2 (similar to Saccharomyces cerevisiae YLR057W; ancestral locus Anc_8.39) encodes the protein MSLYKAFRSLVRRVRSVLILAVTILLLFYYTFENEIDMLNSFAENEYIPSIKDVARNEGGLDLADIRREGVLKDEPTGLDPTDLKALREKNKYFPLLISDASKDPSALLETSSDLDPTKFASHKERYPVLNEVSLPVILTPGEGSDLAVQSSVFEDEGVADEKMLRNIKELFVNTWKQEDLVGKISEFHWPMNLIDALDTLYILKEEEEFESALNAISEVTFSLPPASIEAVDISDVGSRALGGLMSGYELSGNATLLQKAKEVADFSLRAYDTPNRLPLLNFFWKSKLDNRFPYQKANAGALTSMTLELIKLSQITQENKYFDAAQRIYRTISLSTNEFDLEYLFPNQVDASGCTPISTDQIQLGRHLSQFKGMKSIDENLQFIHCHQTGKLISFNPKKVKQEQHFDMDAQAQLLYSNLVKSYHLLNGNDLLKFSDNYFEPNDDDIRDDSKIKNSPSGINKNKEKAQSSRHIFTKAMDSVRDLMAFNPATPLKENITLLSSLKTRTHLSPATNEVNVEITRMYDMKFERCSLASTLALGSKLFNMPTFGDFANDLATGCFHLIEEFGGFQPVELYLDPCENEQCNLDVELKVERTKNGHYYRLDSDKAETVQQDEIKVSQQGDVTVPPRRVLAFAYKQGPSFFRSGDLEVDTRKLQWKDDPRRPLWVNKMGQLRVLSPDAVEAIFYLYRTTGDAKWRQMARTMFQMTLETLQNSNGGAKGVWKINELYDDGTGLASSSWLSKTLKYYFLLFSDKNYYSLDDYVFTSGGHLLRKAEVKS
- the TDEL0C00650 gene encoding uncharacterized protein (ancestral locus Anc_8.39a), whose protein sequence is MNESKKRALTLTPNSNMQAIPGKKRMLNGSPQRLTKLQPSSSEAIDWQRQYIVQKSELKRTKKLNQYLELERKCYKSGL
- the CAK1 gene encoding cyclin-dependent protein kinase-activating kinase CAK1 (similar to Saccharomyces cerevisiae CAK1 (YFL029C); ancestral locus Anc_8.40), translating into MSEPFPQNPENRQLLQATRFARIYKDGCYVIKTITLDFTVPPHNHRAELSILSKLSKLNNPFIIKLINSRSLDGDLELLFPRYRNDLHEFMRKCYKLSTKAVMKINPYYTLSAKVPIPPQGSFQNTFDVNKYAYGFTLQLARGLQFLHQNGIIHRDIKPQNILVNHADEMKLVITDFGISYDYSDTVQSREEPPTEKITDVSTSIYKAPELLFGVKNYSFAVDIWALMVIVSQWFQESAHNPSRHIPATFDDGSGRFDDNDTGSDIKLILSIFSQLGIPAIKDWPEVAHFGTSDAFSGMFGSEGDGNYFGDDEPESRSKRLDTLLPRLREIQNNDQKAALKDCIVGMLPFESSVRWTSGHLVQRLTL